CCCACGGGAAGACCGCAGCACCCCCGCGGGCGGGAGGCTCCTTCGACCCCCCCCCCCCACCCCGCTTGGCGACACGACCAGGGGAGCCCCCAACAACCGTTACCGCGTCGCCGCCGGCCCGGTCACGAACGCCGCCCAGCGCTCCATCAGCACCCGACGCTGCTCGAACAGATCGCTGCGCGCGTAACTCCGCTCGACAGCCCCGCCCACCACGTGCGCAAGGGCCAGCTCCGCCACGTCCCGCGTCGCACCGGAACGCTCCGCCGCCCACGTCCGGAAGCTCGACCGGAAACCGTGAACGTCCGCATCCGTACCCGTCGCTCGCCGCAGCGCAATGACCAAGGTGCCGCCGTTGAGCGGACGCCCGCCCACACCAGGGAAGATCAACGAGTCGGCCGCGCCGTCGGAATGCGCCCGCATGCCCTCCAGCACCGCCACAGCCGCAGCCGACAACGGCACCCGATGTTCCGACCCCGCCTTCATCCGCGAGGCCGGTACGCGCCACTCCCGCACCTCGAGGTCGACCTCGCCCCACGTCGCCCCGCGGGCCTCGCCCGACCGCACCGCCGTCAGCGCCGTGAAACGAATCGCCGCCTTGGCGGCCGGACCCGCCCCCGACGCCTCGACCGCCACCAGCGCCGCGGGAACGTCCGCGTACGGCAACGCCCGCCGATGCGCCCGCGCCTTCGGGCTCTTCGGCAACGCCGCGTCGATCACTTCGCCCGCCGCGTTCACGTCGACATGGCCGAGAGCTTGCGCCGCCGCGAGCACGCCACGGACCCAACCGCGCAAGAGCTTGCCCGTCGCCGGCTTGTCGCGGTACACCGGCCCGAGCACCGAGAGCACCGCCGCCCGGTCGATCTGGTCGACGGGCCGGCCCATCAGACGCGCCGCGTACCGCGCCAGGGTCCGCCGCCGCGTCTCCCGGGTCTGGCCGCGCCACTGGCCCCCGCGCTCGACCTTGGCCGACACGTCCGCGAACGTCGGCACGGTCGACGCGCGCCCGGACGGGTCCCCGCCCCGCTTCGCCGTCAGGCGGTTGTCGTGCGCCCGCTCCCGAGCCTCCGACAGCGTGACGGCCGGGTACGTGCCGATGCTGATGTCGCGCCGCGTCCCCTGGACGTGAAGCCGTTGCACCCAGCGCTTGTTGACCCGGCCCGTCCGGCCCTTGGCCACGACCAGGTACACCGTGTCGCCTGCCCGGTACCGGCCCGGCTTCCGCAGCGTCTCGGCCCGTCTGGCGGTCAGTCTCTCCATTGACCCGCCTCCTTGGACCGAAATGGTACACCCACGGTACGACCACAATCAAGGCTCGGATTCGGGCGGATCGATCCGGACCGGCATGGACCCCGGAGGCTGGCTATTCCCTGAAATTACGCAGGAAAACCCACATGTTTCTACAGATTCGGACTGATACGGACCAGAGACAGCGTTAAGGCAGCGCGAACACGAAGAGCGTGCTCCCCACGCTCGGTCGCAGCTCCGGCGTCAGCCGACGGTTGGTGCCGCCGCCGGCGCCGGTATTGACCGCCACGTACTGGCGCCCGTCGACCGCGTAGGCGATTGGGAATCCGACCACCGGCGAGCCCAAATTGATCTCCCAGAGCACCGCGCCGGTCTCCTGGTCGAGCGCCTTGAACCGGCCGTTGACGTCGCCCGCGAAGATCAACCCGCCGCCGGTGGCCATCAGCGGCATCGTGGCCGCCCGCTGCTCGTGCACCCAGGCCGTCTCGCCCGTCTCCGCCGAGACCGCGTGGATCGTGCCCAGGTAGTCGGTCCCGGGAGTCAACTGGTGCCGCGCGGCGAGCGCGTAGATCTCCAGCCCGCCCTGGCCGCCGGCGGTCAGCGCCCGCGCCCGCTCGCTGCGTACGTTGTCGGTGGCCAGCATCCGCGCGCAGGTGTTGCGCAGCGGCATGTACATGGTGTTCGTCAACGGGCTGTAGGCGCCGGCCTCCCAGTCCTTGCCGCCCGCCCAGGTGGGGCAGGCCAGCACTTCCTGCCCGAGCGCGGTGAAGGTGACCTCGGCGTTCTCGGTCACCGCGCCGGTCGCGCCGTCGATGTCGCTGATCACGTTCTGCGCGACGGTGGGCCGCGCCCACAGGAACTCGCCCGTCTCCCGGTCCAGGGTATAGACGAGGCCGGTCTTGCCCGGCACCCCGGTCACCACCTTGCGGACCTCGCCCGGCTGGATGCGCGGGTTGATCCAGCTCACCGCGTCGGCATCCGGTGCGACCGCCGTATCGACGAGCAGGCGCTCGAAGGGGTGGTCCAGGTCCCAATGGTCGTTCAGATGCTGGTAGAACCAGCGGATCTCGCCGGTCTCGACGTCGAGAGCCAGCGTCGAGTTGTGGTAGAGGTGCTTGTTCTCCACCCCGCCGAGCAGGAACTTGGGCGCCGGCGAGGTGACGGAGGTGCCCTGGTAGATCAGGCGCAACTCGGGATCGTAGCTGGCGGGCATCCAGGAGCCGACGTGCACGCGCTCCGCGTAGGGCACGCCGCCCCAGGTCTCGTCCCCCGGCTCGCCCGGGGCCGGCACGGTCCGCCGCCGCCACAGCTCCTCGCCGGTGAGCGCGTCGTGCGCCACCACCACGCACGACTCCGGCCCGCCTCGCGGCCGGCAGCTCCGCCCGGAGATGACCCGGCCGTCGGCGATGATCGGACCCGAGCTGTGTCCCGCCGGTATCTCCCGGTAGTCGA
This DNA window, taken from Acidobacteriota bacterium, encodes the following:
- a CDS encoding site-specific integrase, with protein sequence MERLTARRAETLRKPGRYRAGDTVYLVVAKGRTGRVNKRWVQRLHVQGTRRDISIGTYPAVTLSEARERAHDNRLTAKRGGDPSGRASTVPTFADVSAKVERGGQWRGQTRETRRRTLARYAARLMGRPVDQIDRAAVLSVLGPVYRDKPATGKLLRGWVRGVLAAAQALGHVDVNAAGEVIDAALPKSPKARAHRRALPYADVPAALVAVEASGAGPAAKAAIRFTALTAVRSGEARGATWGEVDLEVREWRVPASRMKAGSEHRVPLSAAAVAVLEGMRAHSDGAADSLIFPGVGGRPLNGGTLVIALRRATGTDADVHGFRSSFRTWAAERSGATRDVAELALAHVVGGAVERSYARSDLFEQRRVLMERWAAFVTGPAATR
- a CDS encoding PQQ-binding-like beta-propeller repeat protein; protein product: MSRSRSVAPFMPVAFVAAVVLAAVPQPADAQSDDDFVPVTDAMLQDPDPGDWPMWRRTLDGWGYSPLDQVTRENVGEIRLAWSRALMAGTQEVTPLAYDGVLYMPNGSDVIQAIDAATGDLVWEYRRDLPEDVYEYVGGNARSMRNIAIYDRFIINVSDDDYAYALDATTGEIAWETRIFDYREIPAGHSSGPIIADGRVISGRSCRPRGGPESCVVVAHDALTGEELWRRRTVPAPGEPGDETWGGVPYAERVHVGSWMPASYDPELRLIYQGTSVTSPAPKFLLGGVENKHLYHNSTLALDVETGEIRWFYQHLNDHWDLDHPFERLLVDTAVAPDADAVSWINPRIQPGEVRKVVTGVPGKTGLVYTLDRETGEFLWARPTVAQNVISDIDGATGAVTENAEVTFTALGQEVLACPTWAGGKDWEAGAYSPLTNTMYMPLRNTCARMLATDNVRSERARALTAGGQGGLEIYALAARHQLTPGTDYLGTIHAVSAETGETAWVHEQRAATMPLMATGGGLIFAGDVNGRFKALDQETGAVLWEINLGSPVVGFPIAYAVDGRQYVAVNTGAGGGTNRRLTPELRPSVGSTLFVFALP